Below is a window of Rhipicephalus sanguineus isolate Rsan-2018 chromosome 9, BIME_Rsan_1.4, whole genome shotgun sequence DNA.
CAGCAAATTTGGTGGTGCTAGCTGTTCTAAGTTAATGTCTTTAGAGTGCATATGACTATTAAATATGTGCCACTTTAGGTAGAACAAAAAACAGTTTTTAATTTGGAGGTCGCAAGCATATTTAATTTCTTTCAGAGCCTATTCATCAAGAGGCTGACTGTGGCTCGAAAGGTGCGGAATCACAGAAAATCGAAAAGAGCGCATGTCACTGTTCTTTCACCCACCACTGAGATCACAAAGGAGAATGCTGTTGCCGAGCTACAGGTTTGTTTGCATGTGCAATTTAGATTACATAGTTTTGAACATTGGTAACTCGtagtcactttctttctttcaatgtgTTTCAGGCCTTAAAAGCGACCCATTTGAGCGCCGTGACGCTTGACACAGAAAGGATGCAGGCCCTCCTTAAAGTGACGTACGAAGAACGCTGCAAAAGCCATGATGATCCACTGCCCCAGTATTTCTTGCTAGAAGAAATTGTAAGTGCAAGTCTATTTCCGAGTCTCAAAGAGTGCATGGCAAAGAATGCATGCCGGCATTTTCTAATATTCTGCTGCACGGAATAGCAGGTTACTGATATATAAAACTGTGAATTCTGTAAATTCCGATCCTACTCTCGCGTCGAATTGCGCCAAGCGAGATTTTCTCTACCATCGTGATAAAGGAGCGCGATTTATTGCCTAAATGCACCGAAACGTTGCCTCCGAGACGGCATGCGCAGCCTGATCTCGGAAGTCATGACCAAGATTAGCGACAGCGCGAAACAGATGCGTCAATATATTAGTGCTCTGCAGACGTCACGTGTATCAGAAGCGGCTGAGTAAGTTGTGCTCTCAGTTATCGAAATTCTCCTTTGCTACTTAAGACGTTTTGCAATCGCACGGCCTGTGAATCTTGTTGCCGTAGTGTGCTCCGCCATGCAGAACCATGgagcaaaaaaaaacagcttcgGAAGGAGCTCACGAGTCGTGCACAAGCCAACCTCTTCTAACTAAATGTTTTGTTTTACGGGTCGATTGATTCCGCGCAGGCGGTATATTTGCGCACTTGATCAATAAAAACGGTTTATGCGTGACAGCACGTGTTCATCTACATGAAACGTATGTGGACTCGTGTTTAAGCTGAGGTTTTTGTCATTCTAAGCTGTATTTGGCGTCACCAGTGCGCCTAATCTCACACTATTTTGAAGCAATGTGTTCTGTATACGACTACGTCTTGCTGTGGGTGCGCGAATACTCAAATAGTGAGCGGACGAATCATTCGAATCGCGATGATAGAGGGAAAGGGCGACGTGATGGCGGCCTACGAGGCCGTGCCGTCGTCGATGCATTACTTTACATGCAGGAGAAAGCGCGAGGTCGTTTCGGCTGTAGCGCTCAGGCAGAGCGTTCTCGGTGCATCATTGCAAGCCAGGCCGCCCCCTTTTTGCCTGGCCGCGAGTGGCCGCGCTACCATGACCCCTGAgatcggctaatctcggaggccatggtataTCTAGTATGCGATAGTCGGAATATTCGACGTGAACACCCGCACAGTGCTAGAGGTCGCGTGCGCCGAGGACATATACTCTCGCGCTCAAGGTCGTCTAGCGAATGATCCATGTCAtttttggcacaaaagtagcctCGAGCATAACGCAGCCGTAGTGCATGGTCCTTTGTCTGTCGCGCATATTGATCTTGCGGTAATCCACATGCTGTAAACTTGGAATAGCCCTTCCGTATTCTGAAGGAAAACTGGAAACGAAAATGCTCTATGCAAAAAGATTCCAGCAAAATGCAGAACTGAGAGCCTCATTGGTATTCAGCACAGCAGAACATCACGCATTCATTGGCATCCTAGCAAAAAAAGCACCTTATTTGTTCAACAGGGATCCCATATATAAAAATGTTTTCTTTAGTTTCGTTACGCCCATGCTCTAAAATAATATGGCCTAGCTTGAAAACTTCACGAGATGTATAAACCAAGGTCTTGGCACCTTCCTCAATCAAACACCAAAAACGTGCAGGCTCTCTGAACAGGCTGGTTGTTATTATTTCAGCTGAGAAGAAACAAATTAGTTACcttcttttttaaatttaaagGCACAGGAGTATCGCTCTGGAGCATGCCAGTACTGTTTGGAGCTATGCTTGGAAATCTAAGTATTGAAATAGTCTTAAGCAGTGTGCATACAGTAACTAAGTGCTCCGAAATGCATATTTaggtgctccaaactgctccaaaactaacATTTTGTTGCTCCAAATCTCGATTCGTGAGGGGGACCAGTGCACTTATCCAGTAATAATTGTTATTAAATGGTCGAAATTAATATTGTATTGCTTTACGTCCTCATATCATGAGGGATAtcagaaagaaagctttattTTGTCGTTAATATTAATCATCACTCTTGCTTTATCTTTACTGTTTTTCTCCAGCTTTGCATCGAAGTCGAGCTTAGGTTTAAAAGCAGCATTGGTGACCTGGAGAGAAAGCTAAGAGCAGTGTCGGAAGCGTTTTCATGCAAAGAACAACGTGAATGCACATTCATCGACATCGTCAAGCACTTGCAAGGCCATTCAAGGCACACGCTTATCAACGAGGTTTGTGGAATGATTACTAGATGCATACACTTATCAATTACTGTTGCATCAAGCGCTTTCTCACAATTTGAAATTCGCTTTAATTATCACAGTAATATAAGAATGCTCCAAATTCTTGTTTTTTTACGAATCTCACTTGAGTATGCTGAGAAAGAATTTTTGCCGTGCTGTTTCTTAATGGTGCTATTGTGATATTTCACAGATGGCTCTACCGGATGACGTGCAAATCACTGCACCCCATGTGTATACCTGTCCTGAACACACTTGCGTTTACGCTGGAAGCGCTGAGCAAAT
It encodes the following:
- the LOC125756241 gene encoding uncharacterized protein LOC125756241, whose product is MSEHTLSFIGIQRFTSVEQKTVFNLEVASIFNFFQSLFIKRLTVARKVRNHRKSKRAHVTVLSPTTEITKENAVAELQALKATHLSAVTLDTERMQALLKVTYEERCKSHDDPLPQYFLLEEILCIEVELRFKSSIGDLERKLRAVSEAFSCKEQRECTFIDIVKHLQGHSRHTLINEMALPDDVQITAPHVYTCPEHTCVYAGSAEQIIRIANRNIERALIFCLLTYYIKNLEYPPAFSPVLVLLQKIALPDTPVPRGLLTNRLRNLLLLLRKKNVC